A part of Aegilops tauschii subsp. strangulata cultivar AL8/78 chromosome 2, Aet v6.0, whole genome shotgun sequence genomic DNA contains:
- the LOC109734620 gene encoding disease resistance protein RGA2-like, with translation MEVVKSAVVGELVSRFISFLMNKYHSNSHAQSEKVVERLQRLLMRVSTVVEEADARYITNSVMQLQLKMLSEAMYGGYSVLDTLRYRTIQDSAGFHEVSIYDSSCSNLYLDIPLKRSRTTEKNDKTMRLESHGSLESLEVVVANMTEFVMLLDGCERMSRRPYDVYLYTENFMFGRHAEKQKLLSFLLQHNNPPGDHARAVLPIIGGAAIGKKTLVAHVCSDERVRSRFSSILHLNGDSLLKILDHDRTMEGMILVVIEFASDVGDDDWKKLHSLLITMGRGIKIIIVSKLKRLARFGSVKPIFLSILSYDELRYLFKTLAFGSVDPAEHPRLVQIADQFAKVLHNAQASLVTINKVADVLRRNLDAQFWRCILDKGIKMAKRNLSIHGVHPRILIEQGHPVDISHMTDLASHPLSMTPYTINASIEKQPSVTFGELLTDPSVRPKGDFILISWESRIPPHKSFVHFVTSHAQDTHEASAVPGRKRRGVPV, from the coding sequence ATGGAGGTTGTCAAATCTGCAGTTGTTGGCGAACTTGTGAGCCGGTTCATCTCCTTCCTGATGAACAAGTACCACTCCAACAGCCATGCACAATCAGAGAAGGTGGTGGAGAGGTTGCAGCGCCTCCTGATGAGAGTCAGCACAGTCGTTGAGGAGGCAGATGCGCGGTACATAACCAACTCTGTGATGCagttgcagctcaagatgctCTCGGAGGCCATGTATGGAGGATACAGTGTGCTGGACACCTTGCGGTACCGAACCATCCAAGACAGTGCAGGCTTCCATGAGGTTAGCATCTACGACTCATCTTGCAGCAACTTGTATTTAGACATTCCCCTCAAGCGTTCTCGAACAACtgagaagaatgacaagaccatgCGCCTTGAGTCTCATGGTTCCTTGGAAAGCTTAGAAGTCGTAGTTGCTAACATGACAGAATTTGTTATGCTTCTGGATGGATGTGAACGCATGTCTCGTAGACCATACGATGTGTACCTTTACACTGAAAATTTCATGTTCGGCCGGCACGCTGAGAAGCAAAAACTCTTGAGCTTCTTGTTGCAGCACAACAACCCTCCTGGTGATCATGCACGGGCCGTTCTTCCAATCATAGGAGGTGCTGCAATTGGAAAGAAGACATTGGTTGCTCATGTGTGCAGCGACGAAAGGGTTCGCTCGCGCTTCTCCTCTATTTTGCACTTGAATGGAGACAGCCTTTTGAAGATACTTGACCATGACAGGACCATGGAAGGGATGATCTTGGTAGTTATTGAGTTTGCTTCTGATGTGGGTGACGATGATTGGAAAAAGTTACACTCACTTCTCATAACAATGGGCAGAGGAATCAAGATCATCATTGTAAGTAAACTTAAACGATTAGCCCGGTTTGGATCGGTGAAACCGATTTTCCTAAGTATTCTATCTTACGATGAGTTGAGGTATCTTTTCAAGACACTTGCATTTGGAAGCGTAGACCCGGCGGAACACCCGCGACTAGTACAAATAGCAGATCAATTTGCCAAGGTATTGCACAATGCGCAAGCTTCACTTGTCACAATAAATAAGGTCGCAGATGTATTGAGAAGGAACCTTGATGCTCAGTTTTGGCGTTGCATATTGGACAAGGGGATAAAAATGGCTAAAAGAAACCTCTCCATACATGGTGTGCACCCGAGAATTCTTATAGAACAAGGTCATCCAGTGGACATTAGTCACATGACAGACCTTGCTTCACATCCACTTAGCATGACACCTTATACAATTAATGCTTCAATCGAGAAACAACCAAGTGTGACATTTGGGGAACTTCTAACAGATCCTAGTGTTAGACCAAAAGGAGACTTCATTCTAATTTCATGGGAATCAAGGATACCCCCTCATAAATCATTTGTTCATTTTGTTACAAGTCATGCTCAGGATACACATGAAGCTAGTGCCGTGCCAGGGAGGAAGCGACGAGGAGTGCCAGTCTAA
- the LOC109734621 gene encoding disease resistance protein RGA2-like encodes MEVALSAVAGELVSRFISFLLNKYHSSRLHSQEKVMERLHHLLMRVCTIVEEADTRYINNSGMMMQLKMLSQAMYRGYSVVDNSKYQALQDGASSDEVSSNDSSTWSLYLAKRSRTTNKATHLELHCALESLEIVVANMAEFVILLGGCERMSRRPYDIYLYIDNFMFGRHAEKQKLLSFLLHLDPLGDDALAVLPLIGGATTGKKTLVAHVCGDERVRGRFSSILHLKGDNLLRILDHGRTMKGMMLIVIEFVSDVDDDDWERFHSFLMRIGRGSKIIIVSRIKSLARFGSVKPIFLSALSHDELRYLFKIMAFGSVDPTEHPRLLQLADEFAKVLHSMQSSLVEITVFADALRRSLHVQSWCCILDKGRRFFKRNLSMYGMQPRIALLEQGHPVDITDVTSHPHSMAPYTMNTSVEKPPSVTAAELLTDPSVRPKGDFILILWESRIPPHESFVYFVTSRAQDKHQGSTLAGRKRRGVPV; translated from the coding sequence ATGGAGGTTGCCTTGTCTGCAGTTGCAGGTGAACTAGTGAGCCGTTTCATCTCCTTCCTGCTAAACAAGTACCATTCTAGCCGTCTACACTCGCAGGAGAAGGTGATGGAGAGGTTGCATCATCTCCTGATGAGAGTTTGCACCATCGTCGAGGAGGCCGACACCCGGTACATAAACAACTCCGGGATGATGATGCAGCTCAAGATGCTCTCACAGGCCATGTACCGAGGATACAGTGTGGTGGACAACTCGAAGTACCAAGCTCTCCAAGACGGTGCAAGCTCTGACGAGGTTAGCAGCAACGACTCATCTACCTGGAGCTTGTATTTAGCCAAGCGTTCTCGAACAACTAATAAGGCCACGCACCTTGAGTTGCATTGTGCCTTGGAAAGCTTGGAAATTGTTGTTGCTAACATGGCAGAATTTGTTATCCTTCTGGGTGGATGCGAGCGCATGTCTCGTAGGCCATACGATATTTATCTTTACATAGACAACTTCATGTTTGGCCGGCATGCTGAAAAGCAAAAGCTCTTGAGCTTCttgctgcatctcgaccctctTGGTGATGATGCACTGGCAGTTCTTCCGCTCATAGGTGGTGCAACAACTGGGAAGAAAACTTTGGTTGCTCATGTGTGCGGCGATGAAAGGGTTCGCGGGCGCTTCTCCTCTATATTGCACTTGAAAGGAGACAACCTTTTAAGAATACTTGACCACGGAAGGACTATGAAAGGGATGATGTTGATCGTTATTGAGTTTGTTTCTGATGTAGATGATGATGACTGGGAAAGGTTTCACTCATTTCTCATGCGAATTGGAAGAGGAAGCAAGATCATCATTGTAAGTAGAATTAAAAGTTTAGCCCGGTTTGGATCGGTGAAGCCGATATTCTTAAGTGCTCTATCTCATGATGAGTTGAGGTACCTTTTCAAGATAATGGCATTCGGAAGCGTAGACCCGACAGAACATCCACGGCTCCTTCAGCTCGCAGATGAATTTGCCAAGGTGTTGCATAGTATGCAATCTTCACTTGTCGAAATAACTGTGTTTGCAGATGCGTTAAGGAGGAGTCTGCATGTTCAATCTTGGTGTTGCATATTGGACAAGGGGAGAAGGTTCTTTAAAAGGAACCTCTCCATGTATGGTATGCAGCCAAGAATAGCGCTCCTAGAACAAGGCCATCCAGTGGACATAACGGATGTTACTTCGCATCCACACAGCATGGCACCTTATACAATGAATACTTCAGTCGAGAAACCGCCAAGTGTGACTGCTGCGGAACTTCTAACAGATCCTAGTGTTAGACCAAAAGGAGACTTCATTCTCATTTTATGGGAATCAAGGATACCCCCGCATGAATCATTTGTTTATTTCGTTACAAGTCGTGCTCAGGATAAACATCAAGGTAGCACCTTGGCAGGGAGGAAGCGACGAGGAGTGCCGGTCTAA